A genomic segment from Eriocheir sinensis breed Jianghai 21 chromosome 46, ASM2467909v1, whole genome shotgun sequence encodes:
- the LOC126980977 gene encoding profilin-like, which translates to MSWNSYIENLQASGSVKKAAICGHDGSLWAATEGWNVTPDEAKNLVTAFTNSSNLVQSGMHVGGTRFIFLSGTDQVLRGKKGQAGVHVAKTGQAILIGYYEDPTSPNQCATQVETMADYLKGMNY; encoded by the exons ATGTCTTGGAACTCCTACATCGAGAACCTGCAGGCCAGCGGCAGCGTCAAAAAGGCGGCGATCTGCGGCCACGACGGCTCGCTATGGGCGGCCACGGAGGGCTGGAACGTGACCCCCGACGAGGCCAAGAACCTGGTGACCGCCTTCACTAACAGCAGCAACCTCGTACAGTCAG GCATGCACGTAGGGGGCACGCGGTTCATCTTCCTGAGTGGCACGGATCAGGTGTTGAGGGGCAAGAAGGGCCAGGCTGGAGTCCACGTAGCGAAGACCGGCCAGGCCATACTGATCGGCTACTACGAAGACCCGACCTCCCCCAACCAATGTGCAACCCAAGTGGAAACCATGGCCGACTACCTCAAGGGCATGAACTACTGA